In one window of Miscanthus floridulus cultivar M001 chromosome 12, ASM1932011v1, whole genome shotgun sequence DNA:
- the LOC136498177 gene encoding acetylserotonin O-methyltransferase 1-like isoform X2, which translates to MTLRLLAEVSLQDLLVSLSELQTNLHGYIKSMALKCAVDLSIPDIIHRRGGAATLADIAADTKIHPAKVPHLRRVMEVLSTTGIFTATAGKDSSDAVYGLTTACRFLVGYLNLSPMVPFLVSPLVVSSFFSMSDWLRKEPAAAGSLFELAHGCSQSEMANQDAAFSSLLNDSVAADSQLFLEVVIMDKGRIFRGLSSLVDVGGGHHGAAAQVIARAFPRIKCTVLDLPHVVSQATASDGNMHFIAGDMFESIPSADAVFLKVRFLAC; encoded by the coding sequence ATGACGCTTAGACTCTTGGCCGAAGTGAGCCTCCAGGACTTGCTAGTATCTCTTTCCGAGCTCCAAACCAATTTGCACGGTTACATCAAGTCCATGGCTCTCAAGTGCGCAGTGGATCTCAGCATCCCCGACATCATCCACCGCCGCGGTGGGGCTGCAACTCTAGCCGACATCGCAGCCGACACCAAGATACATCCAGCCAAGGTGCCACACCTCCGGCGCGTGATGGAAGTACTCAGCACTACGGGCATCTTCACTGCCACCGCGGGTAAAGACAGCAGTGATGCCGTGTACGGGTTAACCACGGCGTGCCGCTTCCTCGTCGGATATCTCAACCTGTCCCCTATGGTGCCGTTCTTGGTGAGTCCTCTCGTCGTATCTTCCTTCTTCAGCATGTCTGACTGGTTACGAAAGGAGCCGGCTGCTGCCGGGTCACTCTTCGAGCTGGCGCACGGCTGCTCCCAGTCGGAGATGGCGAACCAGGATGCCGCGTTTAGCAGCCTCCTGAACGACTCCGTGGCCGCTGATAGCCAGCTCTTCCTCGAGGTCGTTATTATGGACAAGGGCCGTATCTTTCGCGGGCTGAGCTCGCTGGTCGATGTTGGTGGCGGCCATCATGGCGCGGCCGCGCAGGTCATAGCGAGGGCGTTTCCACGCATTAAGTGTACGGTGCTGGACCTTCCTCACGTCGTCAGCCAGGCAACCGCCAGTGATGGTAACATGCATTTCATCGCAGGTGACATGTTTGAGTCCATTCCATCGGCTGACGCTGTCTTCCTCAAG